In Rhodanobacter denitrificans, the sequence AGCCCTGTTCGCCAAGCACTCGAAAATAAATACTGTGCACCGCCCGTTGGACAGCCTCCTCGGGTGCGTAGCGGTTCCACAGGGCCTCGCTTTCATAGACTTTGAAGCCACCCCCGGTCAACGGGCGGTGCAACGCAACATTGGTTGCAAACTCCCAAGACTGGACGCGTGACTGCACCGTATTCACATCCTCCACGTGATGGATCGTATCCATGCGCGCAGTCCACTGGGGAGGCATGAAGTGATAAGCGGTGAGCCCAATCGCCATGAGTGCGATCGCGAGCGTCAACCGTTTGCGGCTTTTCAGGAACAGGGCCGCGCTTACCACCATGAGCGCAATGAGCCCGCCACGCGAGTAGGTACCAAGTATCGCGGCGCCGGTAAGGAACATCGCCAGTCCCAATCCGATCCTCACCATTTTTCTTGAAGTCTGGAGCTGTAGGTAGCGCATCAGTGGCAGAACCATGCACAGCGCCTGGGCCAGGTCGTTGTTGTCCCCGATGAAGCTTCCGGCTGGGCCGAACACGCGATTGCCGCCGCCGCTGATGATCGTGAACAAGCCTCCTTTGAGGCCGTAATACCCCAGCGATATCACAATCACCCATATCAACCAATGCATGCGCTCACGGCTATTGATCAGCATCAGGGTCACAAACACCATCACCATGATCTTGGCGAAGGTCTGCCAACTGACCCAGGCCGCATCCGGCAGGACCGCAAAGAAGGTGGTCAATCCAGTCCATAGCAGAAACATCATCAGCAACACACTGACCGTCGACCTGGGGATTCGCTTGTTCTCCTTGCCAACCCCCAAGCTCAGAAGCGTGACGACGGCAATTAACATCACCCAAGGA encodes:
- a CDS encoding putative O-glycosylation ligase, exosortase A system-associated — translated: MRDIAFALIMLGLIPLAAMRPYIGLLVWSWLGYMNPHRLTFGFAYGFPWVMLIAVVTLLSLGVGKENKRIPRSTVSVLLMMFLLWTGLTTFFAVLPDAAWVSWQTFAKIMVMVFVTLMLINSRERMHWLIWVIVISLGYYGLKGGLFTIISGGGNRVFGPAGSFIGDNNDLAQALCMVLPLMRYLQLQTSRKMVRIGLGLAMFLTGAAILGTYSRGGLIALMVVSAALFLKSRKRLTLAIALMAIGLTAYHFMPPQWTARMDTIHHVEDVNTVQSRVQSWEFATNVALHRPLTGGGFKVYESEALWNRYAPEEAVQRAVHSIYFRVLGEQGFPGLAIFVGLLVASWRSCAYVRHKSRHLPNEKWAFDLASMLQVSLLAFMTAGLATTSSYFDLSYQLMAMCALLKGLLPEGVVAYAGSAGAAATQPHLLGRGQAEHSFGKP